The following are encoded together in the candidate division KSB1 bacterium genome:
- the trxB gene encoding thioredoxin-disulfide reductase, producing MSSSEIHNVIIIGTGPSGYTAALYTARANLAPLVFAGPEPGGQLTLTTLVENFPGFPEGVLGPELMENMRKQAERFGARLVHDTVDRVNFKTHPFEIYVGEKAYRAQTVIISSGASAKLLGLPAERKLLGHGVSTCATCDGAFFRNQEVIVVGGGDTAMEDANFITKFASKVYLVHRRDKLRASKIMQERTFKNPKISIIWDSVITEIHEVAQNTVTGVTLQNVKTGKTTAMPIAGVFVAIGHKPNTEFLQGQVEIDEVGYIKLKSRTMTSVAGVFAAGDVVDPYYRQAITAAGMGCQAAMDVEKYLEAHGH from the coding sequence ATGTCATCTTCCGAGATCCACAATGTGATCATCATCGGCACCGGCCCCTCGGGTTACACCGCCGCGCTGTACACCGCGCGCGCGAATCTCGCGCCGCTGGTGTTTGCCGGGCCGGAACCCGGTGGCCAGCTCACCCTCACCACGCTGGTCGAAAACTTCCCCGGCTTTCCCGAGGGTGTCCTGGGGCCGGAGTTGATGGAGAATATGCGCAAGCAGGCCGAGCGCTTTGGCGCCCGGCTGGTTCATGACACGGTCGATCGCGTGAATTTCAAAACCCACCCGTTCGAGATTTATGTCGGCGAAAAAGCCTATCGCGCCCAAACCGTGATCATTTCCTCCGGTGCTTCGGCGAAGTTGCTGGGGCTGCCCGCGGAGCGCAAACTGCTGGGCCACGGCGTTTCCACCTGCGCCACCTGTGACGGTGCCTTCTTCCGCAATCAGGAGGTGATTGTGGTGGGCGGCGGCGACACCGCGATGGAGGATGCCAATTTCATCACCAAATTCGCCAGCAAGGTCTATCTGGTGCATCGCCGCGACAAGCTGCGCGCCTCCAAGATCATGCAGGAACGGACCTTCAAGAATCCCAAAATCAGCATCATCTGGGACAGCGTGATCACCGAGATTCACGAGGTGGCGCAGAATACCGTGACCGGCGTGACGCTGCAGAACGTCAAAACCGGCAAGACCACCGCGATGCCGATTGCCGGTGTGTTCGTCGCGATCGGCCACAAGCCCAACACCGAATTTCTGCAGGGCCAGGTGGAGATCGACGAGGTCGGCTACATCAAACTCAAATCCCGCACGATGACGAGCGTCGCGGGCGTGTTTGCCGCCGGCGACGTGGTCGATCCCTACTACCGCCAGGCCATCACCGCGGCCGGCA